In one Roseburia intestinalis L1-82 genomic region, the following are encoded:
- a CDS encoding methyl-accepting chemotaxis protein: MEYNESYFKAKSNAKARTVWLILIAIMTLSYGSETSQGLHSAKYYTTFLLMAWVPFFIGILVLKINGKASSVYKEIVAVGYGSFYTYVILTTDSAIAFGYILPLTSMLILFKDRKYMIRCGIANEIIVIVHLVLHNMYGINPSIVLNDYYLQISTILLCYICYVVSIDHLNESDGALVNSIRDNLDRVVTTVGQVKGASSSIVDGVTVVRELADENRQGADSVVKSMEELTQNNDILYTKTMSSMDKTSDINMQVQNVAALIEKMVNLIQESIEHANLSAEELADVVTTTNTMADLSAHVEQVLENFKQDFDMVKEETGTIEGITFQTNLLALNASIEAARAGAAGKGFAVVADQIQGLSVETKNSSGRIRDALTHLDETSGKMTQSITQTLELIQTTREKLTLVKESVSSITQDSTTLGENIKVIDGAMKDVESSNQDMVDNMKQVCDTMGVMTKCINQSDDVSRTMLSKYEESAINVNKIETIVGKLMGELGTGGFMGIGDARPGMKVVLIAKNGSSSFTAHGEVTESLDGGITARLHVPSGSSIDTRNRNFTYELQISVTNALYIWENAEITTMRGQSSDMYKITVTTNPKVVNRRKYPRMPISNKCTITVKQNGKQYNGQMINISAGGFAFSVRDNFFSSAIGSDITLSIPDLPVENARQLEGHIIRSTDNENVFIVGCRMPEDNTAVEQYVQNNYQGE; encoded by the coding sequence ATGGAGTATAACGAATCGTATTTCAAAGCAAAGTCAAATGCAAAAGCGCGCACGGTCTGGCTGATCTTAATCGCCATCATGACTTTGTCCTATGGCTCTGAGACATCCCAGGGGCTTCACTCAGCAAAATATTACACAACCTTTCTTCTCATGGCATGGGTTCCCTTTTTCATTGGTATTCTCGTACTAAAGATCAATGGAAAAGCTTCTTCTGTATACAAGGAAATCGTTGCCGTCGGTTACGGTTCGTTTTATACTTACGTCATCCTTACCACGGATTCCGCGATCGCTTTCGGCTATATCCTGCCTCTGACAAGTATGCTGATTCTTTTTAAGGATCGCAAGTACATGATCCGGTGTGGTATTGCCAATGAGATCATCGTAATTGTCCATCTTGTTTTACATAATATGTATGGAATCAACCCGAGTATCGTACTGAACGATTACTATCTTCAGATTTCCACGATATTGCTCTGCTATATCTGCTACGTTGTTTCCATTGACCATTTAAACGAATCTGACGGTGCACTCGTCAACTCCATCCGGGACAATTTAGACCGCGTGGTAACAACAGTCGGACAGGTAAAAGGCGCCAGCAGTTCCATTGTTGATGGTGTCACTGTTGTCCGCGAACTTGCTGATGAAAACAGGCAAGGAGCTGATTCCGTTGTAAAAAGTATGGAAGAGCTTACCCAGAATAACGATATTCTTTATACAAAAACGATGTCCTCCATGGATAAAACCTCCGATATCAACATGCAGGTGCAAAATGTGGCAGCTCTGATCGAAAAGATGGTAAATCTGATTCAGGAATCCATCGAGCATGCAAACTTAAGTGCCGAAGAGCTTGCCGATGTTGTGACAACCACCAACACAATGGCTGATCTGTCCGCGCATGTCGAACAGGTTTTAGAGAACTTCAAACAGGATTTTGATATGGTAAAGGAAGAGACCGGAACGATCGAAGGAATTACTTTCCAGACAAACCTCCTCGCCTTAAACGCCTCCATCGAAGCCGCCAGAGCCGGTGCTGCCGGAAAAGGCTTTGCCGTTGTAGCTGACCAGATTCAGGGGCTCAGCGTGGAGACCAAAAATTCATCCGGCCGCATTCGTGATGCGTTGACCCATTTAGATGAGACTTCCGGAAAAATGACACAGTCCATCACGCAGACACTTGAACTTATCCAGACAACACGTGAAAAACTAACACTCGTAAAAGAAAGTGTTTCCAGTATTACGCAGGACTCAACAACACTCGGTGAAAACATTAAAGTAATCGACGGTGCCATGAAAGATGTGGAATCCTCCAATCAGGACATGGTCGACAACATGAAACAGGTCTGCGATACCATGGGTGTCATGACAAAATGTATCAACCAGTCAGACGATGTTTCCCGCACCATGCTGAGTAAATATGAAGAATCTGCCATCAACGTAAACAAGATCGAAACCATTGTCGGAAAACTGATGGGTGAGCTTGGTACCGGAGGTTTCATGGGAATCGGCGATGCCAGACCCGGCATGAAAGTCGTCCTGATTGCAAAGAACGGAAGCTCTTCTTTCACCGCTCACGGCGAAGTGACAGAATCCTTAGATGGTGGAATCACGGCACGTCTGCATGTTCCTTCCGGAAGTTCGATCGATACCAGAAACAGGAATTTTACCTACGAACTGCAGATCTCCGTGACAAACGCATTGTATATCTGGGAAAATGCTGAGATCACCACGATGCGTGGTCAGTCGTCCGATATGTATAAGATTACAGTTACAACCAACCCGAAGGTTGTTAACCGGCGTAAATATCCTCGTATGCCGATCTCTAACAAGTGTACGATCACGGTAAAACAGAACGGTAAACAATATAACGGTCAGATGATCAACATCAGTGCCGGCGGCTTTGCATTCAGTGTCCGTGATAATTTCTTTTCCAGTGCGATCGGTTCTGATATCACCTTATCGATTCCTGATCTTCCGGTGGAAAATGCCCGCCAGTTAGAAGGTCATATCATCCGAAGCACAGACAATGAGAACGTCTTTATCGTCGGCTGCCGTATGCCAGAGGATAATACAGCGGTCGAACAGTATGTACAAAACAATTACCAGGGTGAGTAA
- a CDS encoding methyl-accepting chemotaxis protein, with the protein MNNVKVQTKLIIVMLATIVALVLCAVISSESMKQLQSKALETLEADERASYDEQIKQQVDNVISLCQTIYDQYQAGVYTEEEAKKLAADEIRQLRYGDAGYFWVDQYDGTNVVLLGNDTEGTNRMETKDANGYQMVKEIIRVGQEADGGYTDYVFPKEGETEPSPKRSYSKAFEPFGWVIGTGNYTDYIDDQVASIEKDFSSYVTGRMTLFIISTLIEGIIVVLLLIMIIISIIRPLKKCISSIGVMEQGDFSQAMGTALLKRRDDFGKLAASLESMRNEMSGLIGEVKSQATEITRMVQEIDDNIQALDEEIENVSATTEELAAGMEETAASSEEINAMSHEIESAAKSIATRSQDGATEADDIRDRAVGIKKTTTENDERTKAIHAEINEGLTKALEDIKVVDQIGVLAESIMEITGQTNLLALNASIEAARAGEAGKGFAVVADEIRVLAEQSKAAVVHIQDVTKNVVESVTNLADGAKKLLEFVGTDVVDSFAGFSDMADSYSNDAGKIDGLVTDFSASSEQLLASINGVMDAIGEVSKAATEGATGTNDIAEKTGVVVEKAAEIKEKAEATHHAADKLQQNVEHFIV; encoded by the coding sequence ATGAACAATGTGAAAGTACAGACGAAGCTGATTATCGTAATGTTGGCGACGATAGTGGCACTGGTGTTGTGTGCTGTTATTTCATCGGAAAGCATGAAACAGCTGCAGAGTAAAGCACTGGAAACGCTGGAAGCAGATGAGCGCGCATCTTACGACGAACAGATCAAACAGCAGGTGGACAATGTGATTTCGCTCTGCCAGACAATTTACGATCAGTATCAGGCTGGTGTGTATACGGAAGAGGAAGCAAAGAAATTGGCAGCAGATGAGATCAGACAGCTTCGTTATGGAGATGCCGGATATTTCTGGGTGGATCAGTATGACGGAACCAATGTGGTGCTTTTAGGAAATGACACGGAAGGCACCAATCGTATGGAGACGAAAGATGCCAATGGATACCAGATGGTAAAAGAGATCATCCGTGTCGGTCAGGAGGCAGACGGAGGATACACGGATTATGTATTCCCGAAAGAAGGAGAGACAGAACCTTCTCCGAAGCGTTCCTACAGTAAGGCATTTGAACCGTTTGGATGGGTGATCGGAACCGGAAATTATACGGATTATATTGATGATCAGGTAGCATCAATTGAAAAAGATTTTTCTTCTTATGTTACAGGCAGGATGACACTGTTTATTATCTCAACGTTGATTGAGGGAATAATAGTAGTTTTATTGCTGATTATGATCATTATCAGCATCATCAGACCACTGAAAAAATGTATCAGTTCCATCGGTGTCATGGAACAGGGCGATTTTTCACAGGCAATGGGAACGGCACTGTTAAAGCGCCGCGATGATTTTGGAAAACTCGCAGCATCTTTAGAGTCCATGAGAAATGAGATGAGCGGACTGATCGGTGAGGTCAAGAGTCAGGCAACTGAGATCACCAGAATGGTACAGGAGATCGATGATAATATTCAGGCATTAGACGAAGAAATCGAGAATGTTTCCGCAACGACGGAAGAGCTTGCAGCGGGTATGGAAGAGACAGCGGCTTCCTCCGAAGAGATCAATGCAATGTCCCATGAGATCGAAAGTGCAGCAAAGAGTATTGCAACACGTTCACAGGACGGTGCAACGGAAGCAGATGATATCCGTGACCGTGCCGTAGGTATTAAAAAGACAACAACAGAAAATGATGAGCGTACCAAGGCAATCCATGCCGAGATCAATGAGGGACTGACAAAAGCACTTGAAGATATCAAGGTAGTCGATCAGATCGGTGTTCTTGCAGAGTCCATTATGGAGATTACCGGACAGACCAACCTGTTAGCACTCAATGCTTCAATTGAGGCAGCGCGTGCAGGAGAGGCAGGAAAGGGATTTGCAGTTGTTGCGGATGAGATCAGGGTACTTGCCGAGCAGTCAAAGGCAGCAGTTGTACATATCCAGGATGTGACAAAGAATGTTGTGGAATCGGTAACAAATCTTGCAGACGGAGCAAAGAAGTTGTTAGAGTTTGTTGGAACCGACGTGGTAGACAGCTTTGCGGGATTCTCCGATATGGCGGATTCCTACAGCAATGATGCAGGTAAGATTGATGGATTGGTAACTGATTTTTCTGCATCCTCAGAGCAGCTGTTAGCATCGATCAACGGCGTTATGGATGCCATCGGCGAGGTAAGCAAGGCGGCTACAGAGGGAGCAACCGGTACAAACGATATCGCAGAGAAGACAGGTGTTGTGGTAGAGAAGGCAGCCGAGATTAAAGAAAAAGCGGAAGCAACTCATCATGCAGCAGATAAGTTACAGCAGAACGTAGAGCATTTTATTGTATAA
- a CDS encoding energy-coupling factor ABC transporter ATP-binding protein: MGQINIEVTHLNFSYEKQNPILQDISFTADGQASIGVVGANGAGKSTLLKLLVGLYFPDSGSIRIGDVPLQKETLAQIRKIAGYVFQDSESQLFMPNVYEDVAFAPQNYGLPEEEVAYRTKMALAAVHIGHLAKKPIHKLSGGEKKLAAIATILSMKPDIILMDEPSAALDPQNRRNLIRVLNEFSYLKLIASHDLDFVWDTCDRTILLSEGRIVCDGDTREILSDRKLLETHGLELPLSLYRK; encoded by the coding sequence ATGGGACAGATTAATATAGAAGTAACACATCTGAATTTTTCTTATGAAAAACAAAACCCTATCCTGCAGGATATTTCATTTACAGCAGACGGACAGGCATCGATTGGTGTGGTCGGCGCAAACGGGGCGGGAAAGTCCACACTTTTAAAATTACTTGTCGGTCTGTATTTCCCGGACTCCGGAAGTATCCGCATCGGGGATGTGCCGTTGCAGAAAGAAACGTTAGCACAGATCAGAAAAATAGCTGGCTATGTATTTCAGGATTCTGAGAGTCAGCTTTTTATGCCAAATGTATACGAGGATGTGGCATTTGCCCCGCAGAATTACGGCCTTCCGGAAGAAGAGGTCGCATACAGAACGAAAATGGCGCTTGCTGCAGTCCATATTGGGCATCTTGCAAAAAAACCGATCCACAAATTATCGGGTGGGGAAAAGAAACTGGCAGCGATTGCGACAATCCTTTCCATGAAACCGGATATTATCCTGATGGATGAGCCGTCGGCGGCACTTGATCCGCAAAACCGCAGAAATCTGATCCGGGTATTAAATGAATTTTCTTATTTGAAACTCATAGCTTCGCACGATCTGGATTTTGTGTGGGATACCTGTGACAGAACGATTTTATTGTCTGAGGGCAGAATTGTGTGTGATGGGGATACCAGGGAGATTTTAAGTGATCGTAAGCTGCTGGAGACACATGGCCTGGAACTGCCGTTATCTTTGTACCGAAAGTAA
- the cbiQ gene encoding cobalt ECF transporter T component CbiQ has protein sequence MSKIQKAVSEIKSIEELANEDRWVNQVHPLVKLCVTILYIGTVVSFSKYNLSGLLVMAVYPVILFIMNDISVKDALWRMRVVLPLVCVAGIFNPFFDRQAVMTVGQIEITGGVISMLTLMLKGVFTVSASYLLIATTTIEKICCALEICHLPKSLVMQVWLIYRYISVLLAETQRVVQAYELRAPGQKGIHFKVWGSLMGQMLLRSMDRAEVIYESMCLRGFDGVFRLKKEIRFCARDAVYLVLWIVIFAVLRYFAVGQMIGTMF, from the coding sequence ATGAGTAAAATTCAAAAGGCAGTTTCTGAGATCAAAAGTATCGAGGAACTGGCAAATGAAGACAGGTGGGTGAACCAGGTTCACCCACTTGTAAAATTGTGTGTGACAATTTTGTATATAGGGACGGTCGTTTCCTTTTCGAAGTATAACCTGAGCGGACTGCTTGTGATGGCAGTTTATCCGGTTATTCTTTTTATTATGAATGATATTTCGGTGAAGGATGCGCTGTGGAGAATGCGGGTCGTGCTGCCGCTTGTCTGTGTGGCAGGAATATTTAACCCTTTTTTTGACAGGCAGGCTGTCATGACAGTGGGACAGATTGAAATTACCGGCGGAGTGATTTCCATGCTGACGCTGATGTTAAAAGGTGTTTTTACGGTTTCGGCATCGTATCTTCTGATCGCTACGACGACGATTGAAAAAATCTGCTGTGCACTTGAGATATGCCATCTTCCAAAGTCTCTTGTGATGCAGGTGTGGCTGATCTACCGGTATATTTCCGTTTTGCTGGCAGAGACGCAGAGGGTCGTGCAGGCGTATGAACTTCGGGCACCGGGACAGAAGGGCATTCATTTTAAAGTGTGGGGATCGCTGATGGGCCAGATGCTGCTTCGGAGTATGGATCGGGCGGAGGTGATCTATGAGAGTATGTGCCTGCGTGGTTTTGATGGGGTATTCAGATTAAAAAAAGAGATACGGTTTTGTGCCAGGGATGCAGTGTATCTTGTTTTATGGATCGTGATATTTGCTGTATTGCGGTATTTTGCGGTTGGACAGATGATAGGAACGATGTTTTAG